Genomic DNA from Chlorocebus sabaeus isolate Y175 chromosome 6, mChlSab1.0.hap1, whole genome shotgun sequence:
GCCTGGGGTAGGAACGTGTGAGAGAATGTTCCTTGGCCTTGGGCGGAGTGGAGAGTCCGCAGCTCCGAAGGGCTTCCGGAGTTCCTGGGGAATCTCAGAGGCCGGCTCACTGCAGCGGGTGGGAGGTCCCCGTCGCtcttaggggtgtgtgtgtgtggcggggggtcTCAGCTCCGGAGAATAGAAGGCCTGGGTTACTCTAAGGGGAGTCTTGCTTACTCTGAAGGAGGCTGGTGACACGGGAAATCTGGGGAAAAGGAGGCGGGCAGTGACTCCCAAGGGGAAGGAATGTTCTTAGTCTCAGGGAAGAGTTGAGAGACTGTGTGCAGGGCCCGATATCTccagaagaggaggggagggcccTGCGACTTGAGGAAGGGTTCCTGGCCACTATGAAGTGGGGGAAGGCTACCAGTAGGTGCTGAGGTCCCGTGACTCGACTGGGAGAGTAAGCAGAGGATCCTGGAGACGGGGGAAGGGTCATCTCGGCGACTTTGGTGGGACTGGGGGAGAAGGGACCCGGGGCTCTGAAGAGGGAGCTGGGAAATCAGTGCCCTGGGGGGCACGATGACTTCGGATTCAGTGACACCAGGGGAGGGCACAGGTTCCTGACCTTGCAGGGGAAGGGAGCCTTGTCACTGCAGGGAAGAGGGCAATCCCAGATATTACAGGGGGAGGGCGAATCCTCGTTATTCAGGATGAAGAGGTACTGGGTGACTCCAAGTAGGAAAGCGGACTGCTCAGCTCCGGAGGCCAGAGTGAGCCGCGGCACGGAACCGACGGGGGTGGGGTCTCCCTGGGTGGGTCCCGCAAGCCTGGCCCGGCCGGATAACAGTCCCGCCCGCGCCCGCTGCGCGCAGGTGCCGACAGACCCCGGCCACTTCTCGGTGCTGCTGGACGTGAAGCACTTCTCGCCGGAGGAAATTGCTGTCAAGGTGGTGGGCGAACACGTGGAGGTGCACGCGCGCCACGAGGAACGCCCGGTGAGCCGCGGCGGGGGCGGGGTTGGAGCGAGTACGCGCGCAGCAGGGCCGATGGGGCGGGGCCGCTCaagcctccctcccctccaggaTGAGCACGGATTCGTCGCGCGCGAGTTCCACCGCCGCTACCGCCTGCCGCCTGGCGTGGATCCGGCTGCCGTGACGTCCGCGCTGTCCCCCGAGGGCGTCCTGTCCATCCAGGCCGCACCAGCGTCGACCCAGGCCCCACCGCCAACCGCAGCCAAGTAGGGGGCTGGGCCAGGCCCGCACCCCGGGAGCCTCCTCAGGCTCCTTCTACTGAAGCCGATCTGACTCCGCCCAGCCAGATGTCCCGAGCGCGCCAAGAACTGTCCTCTCACCCACTCCTGGATTCTGCCCTGACCTCCACCCTGGACATTGCCTTGATAACCTAGACCCTTACAGTGACACCCTCGCTCTCACACCTCCTCCAGCTTTCGGACCCCACACCGACACCTCCCCCGCTTCCAGACCCTACCAGCACTACCCTAACCCTCAGCCAACAGTCTCAGCCTCACCCACCCACTTTCTTGGCATATAGCCCCACTtaagaccccttctctacttcCTTCTGAGTCCTCTACGAAGATATCTGGGTACTACATTTCCATCCCTTCCCTATTTTGACACCAAATTATGGTGTAGAcagccctcccccaaccccaggcctgTGAGGCACAATCTCCCCACCTCCCAAATGTCCTGGACTGCACAGACGTCCCACTCTAGACCATCCAGGCCTGGTTCCCAAGACCTGATCCTTCCCCTACAACCAGACAGTCCACAGCTGCCCCGCTCCAGCCCATTTTCTGCCGTGAAACCCCAGCCAGCCACACCAGACTCTGGAACCCTCTTCTGACCACCCTAATTCTTGGACACCTATCCCAGGCCAACCAGAACACCGAACCCCAAACTGTACAGACTCTCCCACCCAAACCTCCCCAGACTCTGCACGAATGTCCTAGGCCCCCTCCCTAACTCTAACCAGACCCCGTCCCCCTAAGTCCCTTTGTCTTGACCCCCAAGTCTTCTTCAACCAGATAATCCTCGGCAACCCACCTctcaccctcctcctcttctccttcaagaCCCAGCTGAGCACCGGCTCTGATTCCCTACAGCCTTTCTCCCTGCCACGACTCCCTTACTCTTTCCCAGGCTCACTCTCCAAATAAACGTGCTACAGCTCTGCCAACTGCGTTGTGTCTGGGCCAGGAAGGATGGACCGGAGCAGACACCAGTGTGGAGTTGGGGGATGTTTACTGGGGTGGGGGGACCTGGGAACATCACTGTCGTTCGTACATCTCTCGTAGGATCTTCATGCTTTCTGAGTAACGAAGCTGGTTCCGATGAGAGGCCTCCTTccacctggggaggcagagggaagacTCAGCAGTTGCAAAAGGCCCTAGGAGGGGCAAGCAGGTTGGGGGACGCTCACCTCTGGCGGATGCGTTTCCAGCGCTGCATGTTGCGATAGATGAGTGTGGAGGGTGAGGGCTCGGGCTCAGAGGGCTGCATGGACAGAGAGGCCAGGTTGAGTAGACATTCCTGAGTCCCACCACGTGTCCCATAGCCCTGGGCCAGCCTGGCATACTCACCTCATCGTCAGGGGTGCCCTGCATCTCAGGCTGCAGTGGGGATGGGATGCGGGATCTGCAGGCATCTCCAGGTGGCCCCGGGGGTGTGGGTGGCGGCAGCTTGTACACATCACGACTCTTGCTGTTGTTGACCTCTGAGCCCTGGGGACACAAGGGCCCCAAGCCAGGCCCAAGAGAGTCAAAGCAGAGGGGCTGGGAATCCACATTCATCCCTCCTGCCTTTCCCAGCAACAAATGGCATGAGGGGCTCACTAAGGGACTCAGACAGGAGGCATGTCTCAAGGGCAGACACCTCAACCAGCCAGGGGGTCAAGTCTGCCTGCCCCAGGGACCCCTGTCTTCTCCTATCCAGCCCAGAGACTCCATCTACACCTGTCAGCCCAGGGAGTcacatctgcctgcctcagggaATCCTGTCTACGGGGTCACATCTGTGCCACCTAGGAAGTTCTGTCCATTTTTGACAGTGTGAAGGGTCCTATATGTCTGTCCTGGGGACCCTTGTCTACCCTCCTGGGCCAGATGGCTTATAGACCCCCATCCGTTCCTGCCCAGCCCATCTGCTCCTCAAGGCCTGGTGGCCACTTCTGTCTGTACTAAGGACCCTTGTCTAGCCCCTCGGCTCTTGGGAACCCCTGATCTTGGAGATCCACATCTAACTGCCCAGGGTAACCCTGTTCCCTGTCCCCCAGGCCAGGTGGCTATGTATGTCTTCCCTAGGGACCTCGATCCACACCCCAGCCTAAGGGTGCACATCTGTGTGCCTGGCCTGATCCAGGATTCATGTGAGGGACTGTGTCTGTCTACCCCGCTAGCTTAGGGGCAGGATCCTTTAAGCCTATCCACCCACTGCCCTGGCACCAGGCTGCTGGGCTGGGGTCCACAACCCATCCCACCTCCTCATCCTCAGGCAGCGGGGGCAGGGGTGAGCTGGGAGAGCATTCGCGCTCGCGCACAGAGGGGCTGTTTCGCATCCAGGCGCGGCAGATCGGGTACAGTGGCGTGTTCTCGCTGAACTGGGCCAAGTCCACACTGCGGTCGAACAGCTTGATCACATATGTGTCTGGGAGGGTGGGGATGGGAGGTGTGTGAGCACCCTCACATAGGCCCTCGGCTCCTTGCCCACCCTCTAGGGCCACCGTCTACTCACTGGATCGCTGTGGCCCTCCCTCAGCCAGCCCGTCATCCatctccctcctcttcttcctccgcTGGTGGGGGAAGCGGGCAGATGGCCTGCATAGGGAGAGGGCGTGTCAGGACTGGGGTAGGAGCTGAGAGCCTCTAGTCAGCTGGCTGGGACCCTGCCACCTTACCTT
This window encodes:
- the LIN37 gene encoding protein lin-37 homolog: MVQAGHNQRRRSRGPRSSSLNCPRPPPALICDPRPFGAPLTQLARSWTQTMFPVKVKVEKSELEMAKARNQLDAVLQCLLEKSHMDRERLDEEAGKTPSDTHNKDCSIAATGKRPSARFPHQRRKKRREMDDGLAEGGPQRSNTYVIKLFDRSVDLAQFSENTPLYPICRAWMRNSPSVRERECSPSSPLPPLPEDEEGSEVNNSKSRDVYKLPPPTPPGPPGDACRSRIPSPLQPEMQGTPDDEPSEPEPSPSTLIYRNMQRWKRIRQRWKEASHRNQLRYSESMKILREMYERQ
- the HSPB6 gene encoding heat shock protein beta-6, whose product is MEIPVPVQPSWLRRASAPLPGLSAPGRLFDQRFGEGLLEAELAALCPTTLAPYYLRAPSVALPVAQVPTDPGHFSVLLDVKHFSPEEIAVKVVGEHVEVHARHEERPDEHGFVAREFHRRYRLPPGVDPAAVTSALSPEGVLSIQAAPASTQAPPPTAAK